Proteins encoded together in one Lathyrus oleraceus cultivar Zhongwan6 chromosome 5, CAAS_Psat_ZW6_1.0, whole genome shotgun sequence window:
- the LOC127078399 gene encoding cation/H(+) antiporter 24, translating into MTRKFLVNGLSQSPNNDWQQKHEHSIPSRILQEKMVKPTNHKSFSTYEILCQVQPNIHPSGIFYGDNPLGHAFSLLLFHLILVYTVTRIARFILKPLKQPNIVSQIIGGVIVGPSFLGRSKWYHRNIKPEAAQFLMSNLGVMGFMFFVFIYGVKMDPSLLRKSGKMHISIALISITIPTIVVFIIGLCFRKMMDKELGSVSSIGVLSGYLGITAFHVLYHILKELNLLNSDVGRFALATALISDTFGILSILIFEASKQGETKTENALWYLISIVVIFTVLLGCFRPVMIWINHKTPEGQQVDQSLVIALLLGVFVMAFITDMFGIAIVNGPLWLGLAIPDGPGLGATLVQKSETIMNEFLMPFSFILIGQHTDIFALASFDWKNLKPLFLMVLTGYLLKFFVTWVASMYWRMPFRDGLTFSLIMSLRGQIEYILFVHLMDKKILNVPEFTMLVIVTTALTATFTPLVAILYDPTRPYILNQRRNLQHNPPSEELRIILCILNTENTNGLIHLLDVTNPTSDNPIAVSSLRLFDLAGRATPLLIDHTKQEAPHIYKWTPTINALRSYQQIKQECMKIQFFTGVAPKQSMFQTICELSLEQEASLIILPFINRGFYYHGVRRTLNSQVLDNAPCSIAILVDKGLLESSLPTTGNSMRHSTHQFALLFLGGADAREALVYADRMVANEEVSLMVIRFLSHNNVGDNEMEKKLDDGIVTSFWVKNERNQRVAYKEVVVKNGEETIGAIQDMNDGGFDLLIVGRKQGINPNILTGLSEWSESDELGLIGDYVSSQDFNGSASVLVVQQQVLRG; encoded by the exons ATGACTCGAAAATTCCTTGTAAATGGTTTGTCGCAATCACCAAATAATGATTGGCAACAAAAACATGAACATTCTATTCCTTCTCGTATTCTACAAGAAAAAATGGTGAAACCTACTAATCATAAATCATTTTCTACCTATGAAATTTTGTGTCAAGTACAACCAAACATTCACCCTTCTGGTATCTTTTATGGTGACAACCCCTTAGGTCATGCATTCTCATTACTTTTGTTTCACCTCATTCTTGTCTATACCGTCACACGTATTGCTCGTTTCATTCTTAAGCCTCTCAAACAACCTAACATCGTTTCTCAAATTATT GGTGGTGTGATTGTTGGACCTTCATTTCTAGGAAGAAGTAAATGGTATCATCGAAACATAAAACCGGAAGCGGCGCAATTTCTAATGAGTAATCTTGGTGTGATGGGGTTCatgttttttgtttttatctATGGTGTGAAAATGGATCCAAGTCTATTGAGAAAATCAGGAAAGATGCATATATCAATTGCATTGATTAGCATAACAATTCCAACAATAGTAGTGTTTATTATAGGACTATGTTTTAGAAAAATGATGGACAAAGAACTAGGTTCAGTTTCATCAATAGGAGTATTATCAGGGTACTTGGGAATAACAGCATTTCATGTTCTATATCATATTCTCAAAGAGCTTAACCTTCTAAACTCAGACGTCGGTCGATTCGCATTAGCAACCGCGTTAATCAGTGACACGTTTGGAATTCTTAGCATTCTAATTTTTGAAGCATCAAAACAAGGAGAAACAAAAACTGAGAATGCTTTGTGGTATTTGATTTCTATTGTGGTTATATTTACAGTTTTATTAGGTTGTTTTAGGCCAGTAATGATATGGATAAATCATAAAACACCAGAAGGACAACAGGTGGATCAATCATTGGTGATTGCACTTCTTTTAGGAGTTTTTGTGATGGCATTTATAACTGATATGTTTGGTATAGCAATTGTTAATGGGCCTTTATGGTTGGGCTTGGCAATTCCTGATGGGCCTGGTTTAGGTGCAACATTGGTACAGAAAAGTGAGACTATTATGAATGAGTTTCTTATGCCATTTTCATTCATTTTGATTGGACAACATACTGATATTTTTGCATTGGCTTCTTTTGATTGGAAAAATTTGAAACCTTTGTTTCTCATGGTTTTGACTGGTTACTTGTTGAAATTCTTTGTAACTTGGGTGGCTTCAATGTATTGGCGTATGCCATTCAGAGATGGTTTAACTTTTAGCCTCATTATGAGTTTAAGAGGACAGATTGAATATATCTTGTTTGTGCATTTGATGGACAAAAAG ATCTTGAATGTACCAGAATTCACAATGTTGGTGATAGTGACAACAGCATTGACAGCAACCTTCACTCCACTAGTCGCCATATTATATGATCCAACAAGACCCTACATATTAAACCAAAGGAGAAACCTTCAACACAATCCACCAAGTGAAGAACTTAGAATAATTTTATGTATTCTAAACACAGAAAACACAAATGGACTCATTCATCTACTTGATGTCACAAATCCAACTTCAGACAACCCAATTGCAGTTTCTTCTCTTAGACTATTCGACCTCGCCGGTCGCGCTACTCCTTTATTGATCGATCACACGAAACAAGAAGCTCCTCACATATATAAATGGACACCCACCATAAATGCACTTCGAAGTTATCAACAAATCAAACAAGAGTGTATGAAAATCCAATTCTTCACTGGCGTGGCTCCCAAGCAATCAATGTTTCAAACCATCTGCGAACTCTCCCTCGAACAAGAAGCGTCACTAATCATTTTACCTTTCATAAATAGAGGCTTCTATTATCATGGAGTAAGAAGGACGTTGAATTCACAAGTGTTGGATAACGCTCCTTGTTCTATTGCAATTCTTGTTGATAAAGGTCTTCTTGAAAGCTCCCTGCCTACTACCGGGAATTCAATGAGGCATAGTACACATCAATTCGCCCTGTTGTTTCTTGGAGGTGCAGATGCTAGAGAAGCACTTGTTTACGCAGATAGAATGGTCGCGAACGAGGAAGTATCGCTTATGGTGATAAGGTTTCTATCACACAACAATGTAGGAGACAATGAAATGGAGAAGAAGCTTGATGATGGAATAGTGACATCCTTTTGGGTGAAGAATGAGAGGAATCAAAGAGTGGCATATAAAGAGGTAGTGGTTAAGAATGGTGAGGAAACAATAGGAGCAATTCAAGATATGAATGATGGTGGATTTGATCTATTGATAGTTGGAAGGAAACAAGGGATAAACCCTAATATTCTTACAGGGTTATCAGAATGGAGTGAAAGTGATGAGTTAGGGCTCATTGGTGATTATGTTAGTTCTCAAGATTTTAATGGCTCAGCTTCTGTTTTAGTGGTGCAACAACAAGTTCTAAGAGGTTAA